In Pseudomonas sp. P5_109, the genomic window GACAATTCGTGGGTGCGTTCGGTGACCCGTTGCTCCAGGCCTTCGTTGGCCTCGGTCAGCGCCTGCTCGGCTTCGCGGAAGGCGGTAATGTCGGTGAAACTCATGACGAAGCCACCGCCCGGCATCGGGTTGCCGATCAGCTCGATCACCCGGCCATTGGGGAACAGGCGCTCGGAGGTATGTGCGCGGCCCTGGCGCATCCAGTGCAGGCGGCGCGCAACGTGCACTTCGGCTTCGCCGGGACCGCACAGGCCGCGCTCGGCATTGTGGCGAATGATGTCGGCGATGGGCCGGCCGACTCTGATCAGGTCATCCGGGTAGTTGAACAAATCCAGATAGCGACGGTTCCAGGCCACCAGTTTCAGCGACTGGTCGACCACGCTGATGCCCTGGGTGATGTTCTCGATGGCGCCTTGCAGCAAGGCACGGTTGAACTGCAACACCTCCGAGGCTTCGTCGGCGATGCGCACGACGTCCTCCAGTTGCATCTCCCGGCCTTCAATGGCGGCTTTTACCACCGCGCGGGTTGAAGAGGCACCGAGCACACCCGCCAGCAAGCGTTCGGTATGGGCGATCCATTCACTGTCGGCGTTCTGGTTCGGATTGAAGCCTTTGCCCTGGCGATAGGCAAAGCGGATGAAGCTTTGACGGGCGCGTTCTTCGCCGACGAAGCGCGCTGCCAGTTGCAGCAGGTCGTCGATCTGCACTGAAAGCATCGAGCGTGCGCTGGGGCGGGCACTGATTTCCTGGCCGATGAAGCGGCCCGCCTGCCAGTGCTCGGAAACCCGGGTACGCGACAGCACCGAGACCCAGGCGAACAGCGTGAAGTTGCCGGCCAGCGACAGCACCACGCCTTGGGTCAGCGGGGTGATCGGCAGGTTCAGTGGATTGCTGTGCAGCCAGGCCAGGCCCGGGAATGTGCTCAAGGACAGGCCGAGGCTCAGGGCGGCAATCGGCAGGATCAAGGTGTAGAACCACAGGAACGTGCCCGCGGCGAGGCCTGCGAAAACGCCGCGACGGTTGGCCTGCTTCCAGTACAGCGCCCCGAGCATGGCGGGGGCCAGTTGGGTCACGGCGGCGAAGGCAATCTGGCCGATGGTCGCCAGGCTGGCGGTCGAGCCCAGCAGGCGATAGCTGACATAGGCCAGCAGCAGAATGACCACGATGCTGACGCGGCGCACCGACAGCATCCACTGGCGGAACACTTCGAACGGGCGCTCGGCGTTGTTGCGACGCAGCAACCAGGGCAACAGCATATCGTTGGAGACCATGGTCGACAGCGCCACGCTGGCCACGATCACCATGCCGGTGGCCGCCGATGCGCCACCGATAAACGCCAGCAGGGCCAGCGCCGGATGCGCCTGGGCCAGGGGCAGGCTGATGACGAACGAGTCAGGCAACACCGAACTGGGCAGCAGCATCTGGCCGGCCAGGGCGATCGGCACGACAAACAATGCCGCGAGGGCGAGGTAGGCCGGGAAAACCCATTTGGCCAGGCGCAGATCCTGGGGATCGATGTTCTCGACAACGGTCACGTGGAACTGCCGCGGCAAGCAAATGATCGCCATCATCGCCACACCGGTCTGTACCACCATCGACGGCCAGTTGATGGTTTCCTTCCAGTACTGTTCGAGCCGCGGCGCCAGCATGGCCTGGTCGAACAGGTCGTCGAAACCGTCGTACAGGCCGTAGGTCACGAAAGCGCCGACGGCGAGAAACGCGAACAGTTTGACCAGTGATTCGAAGGCAATCGCCAGCACCATGCCACGGTGGTGCTCCGTGGCGTCGAGGTTGCGGGTACCGAAGACAATGGTGAACAGCGCCAGCACCAGCGACACGATCAGCGCGGTGTCCTGGGCGCGGGTGCCCATGGCGTCGGCGCCGGCGCCGATCAGCAGGTTCACGCCGAGCACGATGCCTTTGAGCTGCAATGCGATATAGGGCAGCACGCCGACCAGGCAGATCAGCGCCACCACCACCGCCAGTGACTGGGATTTGCCATAGCGTGCGGCGATGAAGTCGGCGATCGAGGTGATGTTCTCCTGTTTACTGATCATCACCATTTTTTGCAGGACCCACGGTGCGCCAACCAGCAACAGGATCGGCCCGAGGTAGATCGGCAGAAACGACCAGAGCTGTTCGGCGGCCTGGCCCACGGCGCCGAAGAAGGTCCAGCTGGTGCAATAGACCGCCAGCGACAGGCTGTACACCCAGGCTCGCACTCGCGGCGGCAAGGGCGCACTGCGACGGTCGCCATAGAAGGCGATGGCGAACATGATGGCCATATAGGCCAGGGCGACGGCGGCGATCAGCCCGGTGGACAGCGACATGGGGACTCCAGACAAAAGACATCCGAGCCTCCCGCCCGGACAGACAGTCTCGCACGACCGCCAGCGTTAGTCAGTGTCGACCAAGGTCGTGGCGTGGCGGGGTGTCGCAGGGAGATGTCAGATGGATCTTCAGTGTTTGGGAGGGACCTTTCGCGAGCAAGCCCGCTCCCACATTCGACCGTGTTTATCTGTAGGAACACAGTCGAATGTGGGAGCGGGCTTGCTCGCGAATGGCGGTATTACTGACTCAATGCAATCTCGATCAACCGATGCAGCTCTTCAACCTCAAGCGGCGCCTCGGAAAACAGGATGCGGAACACGATGGGCGCCGCGATCAGGTTGATCATTCGATCGACACCCCGTACGGGTTCGTTGGGATAACGGTCGAGGATTGTCTGCAACTGCCCGCCAATGATGGTCGCGCAGTAACTCGGCTTCAACGCCGCCTGCACGTCGTACAGCATGTTGCGGCCAGGCTCGGAGCTCATTTCGTCCAGGTACTGTTCCGCCCAGGCCCGAATATCGCCGTGCAGGCTACCGGTATTGATCGGCTGGTTGTCGGGCTGCATGCGGGCGAGGGCGACGTCGGCCAGCAGCGCCGACACATCACCCCAGCGTCGATAGATGGTTGACGGCGTGACGCCCGCGCGCGCAGCGATTTGCGGCACGGTCACGCTGGCGCGGTCCTGCTCCTCGAGGAGCTGGCGCACGGCCGCATGAATCGACTCTTGTACCCGCGCACTGCGCCCGCCTGGGCGTAAGGTCGGAGCTGTCATCCTGTGATTCCTGTAAAAGCCATGCTTTGGACCTTAACACAAAGAATTTGCTTTAAGAGAAATCCAGCAGCACACTCCGCAAAAGCAAAAAGTTAGCTTTTGCGGAGTGTGCCCATGTCCAGTTCTCATTCAAACCGTGCCAGCCTGTGGTTTCTGGCGATTACGCTGCTCAGTTTCCTCGCCGCCTCCACTGCGCCGACGCCGCTGTATCACCTGTACCAGGAGCAGATGCAGTTTTCGGCAGCGATGCTGACCCTGATTTTCGCCGTATACGCCCTCAGCCTGCTGGCCGCGTTGCTGACGGTCGGCTCGCTGTCGGATTACCTGGGGCGCAAGCCGGTGATTTTTACCGCGGTGGTGCTGAACATCCTGGCGATGCTGCTGTTTATCTACGCCGATAGCGTCGCCTGGTTGATCAGTGCCCGGGTACTGCAAGGCTTCGCGACGGGCATGGCGACTGCGGTCTTGAGTGCAACGCTGCTCGACACCG contains:
- a CDS encoding TetR/AcrR family transcriptional regulator, yielding MTAPTLRPGGRSARVQESIHAAVRQLLEEQDRASVTVPQIAARAGVTPSTIYRRWGDVSALLADVALARMQPDNQPINTGSLHGDIRAWAEQYLDEMSSEPGRNMLYDVQAALKPSYCATIIGGQLQTILDRYPNEPVRGVDRMINLIAAPIVFRILFSEAPLEVEELHRLIEIALSQ
- a CDS encoding NahK/ErcS family hybrid sensor histidine kinase/response regulator produces the protein MSLSTGLIAAVALAYMAIMFAIAFYGDRRSAPLPPRVRAWVYSLSLAVYCTSWTFFGAVGQAAEQLWSFLPIYLGPILLLVGAPWVLQKMVMISKQENITSIADFIAARYGKSQSLAVVVALICLVGVLPYIALQLKGIVLGVNLLIGAGADAMGTRAQDTALIVSLVLALFTIVFGTRNLDATEHHRGMVLAIAFESLVKLFAFLAVGAFVTYGLYDGFDDLFDQAMLAPRLEQYWKETINWPSMVVQTGVAMMAIICLPRQFHVTVVENIDPQDLRLAKWVFPAYLALAALFVVPIALAGQMLLPSSVLPDSFVISLPLAQAHPALALLAFIGGASAATGMVIVASVALSTMVSNDMLLPWLLRRNNAERPFEVFRQWMLSVRRVSIVVILLLAYVSYRLLGSTASLATIGQIAFAAVTQLAPAMLGALYWKQANRRGVFAGLAAGTFLWFYTLILPIAALSLGLSLSTFPGLAWLHSNPLNLPITPLTQGVVLSLAGNFTLFAWVSVLSRTRVSEHWQAGRFIGQEISARPSARSMLSVQIDDLLQLAARFVGEERARQSFIRFAYRQGKGFNPNQNADSEWIAHTERLLAGVLGASSTRAVVKAAIEGREMQLEDVVRIADEASEVLQFNRALLQGAIENITQGISVVDQSLKLVAWNRRYLDLFNYPDDLIRVGRPIADIIRHNAERGLCGPGEAEVHVARRLHWMRQGRAHTSERLFPNGRVIELIGNPMPGGGFVMSFTDITAFREAEQALTEANEGLEQRVTERTHELSQLNVALTEAKGTAEAANQSKTRFLAAVSHDLMQPLNAARLFSAALSHQDDGLSGEAQKLVGHLDSSLRSAEDLISDLLDISRLENGKINPNRQPFAINELFDTLGTEFKVLAQEQKLEFRVRGSALRVDSDVKLLRRILQNFLTNAFRYGKGPVLLGVRRHKEQLSLEVWDRGPGIPEDKQQVIFEEFKRLDSHQTRAEKGLGLGLAIADGLCRVLGHTLRVRSWPGRGSVFSVSVPLARAQTAAPVKVAELNGKLLNGAQVLCIDNEDSILIGMNSLLSRWGCQVWTARNREECAALLGEGMRPQLALVDYHLDHGETGTDLMAWLRTQMGEPVPGVVISADGRPETVDLVHAAGLDYLAKPVKPAALRALLSRYLPL